In the Thermodesulfovibrio yellowstonii DSM 11347 genome, one interval contains:
- a CDS encoding dual specificity protein phosphatase family protein: MSFRVKLILIFISSLTILLLCLHLYLEEQGNFHIITPGEAYRSAQLDRDELEYYIKKYNIKSILNLRGKNPNAAWYIEELQVSSELNVKHYDIALSATRELTDEEVRKLIEIFKSAPRPVLIHCKSGADRSGLVAAMWKVVVDGEPKSEARKQLSLLYGHLSTGKTKAMDQFFDEFFEKWTRGAYSDLKN; encoded by the coding sequence ATGTCGTTCAGGGTTAAACTTATTCTCATATTCATCTCATCTTTAACTATTTTACTACTTTGTCTTCATCTGTACCTGGAAGAACAGGGCAATTTTCACATAATTACTCCCGGAGAAGCTTACAGGTCAGCTCAGCTTGACAGAGACGAACTTGAATACTACATCAAAAAATATAACATTAAAAGCATACTGAATCTTCGTGGGAAAAATCCTAATGCTGCCTGGTATATAGAAGAACTACAAGTAAGTTCAGAGCTAAATGTTAAACATTATGATATTGCTCTTTCAGCAACACGTGAGCTTACTGATGAAGAGGTTCGCAAATTAATTGAGATTTTCAAATCTGCACCACGTCCTGTTTTAATACATTGTAAGTCTGGTGCAGACAGATCAGGACTGGTTGCGGCAATGTGGAAAGTTGTAGTTGACGGAGAGCCAAAGTCAGAGGCAAGAAAACAGTTATCACTTCTTTATGGACATCTTTCTACTGGTAAGACAAAAGCTATGGATCAGTTTTTTGATGAATTTTTTGAAAAATGGACAAGAGGCGCTTATTCTGATTTAAAAAATTAA
- a CDS encoding sensor histidine kinase, protein MFSSIKAKIIIFYLIIISLSLFALGLFLYLSLEKIIYDSIDSSLLSRAKALATLISEDGREFKFSDELMWEYSSQKSGYFFQIRKLDGTTVEKSASLKNLELPFQKGEEQISFKTIYLNKKPVRVVNFPISNLVIQCAENIDGRVELLEDYRRILSLSILALMVISTFGGFLIAKKALTPVKKISESIGRISESNLSERVDEKNIPSELKGLASSFNQTFDSLERAFNRQKQFVSDASHELRTPLSVILSHSEITLRRERSTEEYKNALIAIKDAAKIMLNMIERLLMLARLSSDRAELKFEEINLYSILKDVVKLLNPLAEQKDIKISIHGYEQLTTFGDRASLLELFTNVVDNAIKYNIQQGKVDIYIKENQDYALIEVKDTGVGMPEEDLDKVFDRFYRIDKARSGGIKGAGLGLSICKEIVRLHGGKMEIKSRIGEGTTVSIYLERGKNVVQG, encoded by the coding sequence ATGTTTTCATCTATAAAGGCAAAAATCATAATCTTCTACTTAATCATTATATCCTTAAGCTTATTTGCTCTTGGTTTGTTTCTTTATCTTAGTCTTGAAAAAATAATCTATGACTCTATTGATTCAAGCCTCCTTTCAAGGGCAAAGGCTCTGGCAACTCTGATAAGTGAAGATGGAAGGGAATTTAAATTTTCCGATGAGCTCATGTGGGAGTATAGCTCTCAGAAATCAGGATATTTCTTTCAGATTAGAAAACTTGATGGCACAACAGTTGAAAAATCTGCATCTCTTAAAAATCTTGAACTTCCCTTTCAAAAAGGAGAGGAGCAAATAAGTTTTAAAACTATCTATCTAAATAAAAAACCAGTAAGAGTCGTCAATTTCCCCATCTCAAACCTTGTCATACAATGTGCAGAGAATATAGACGGTAGAGTTGAGCTTCTTGAGGATTATAGAAGGATTCTGTCTCTGTCCATACTTGCTTTGATGGTTATCTCTACATTCGGTGGTTTCCTTATTGCGAAGAAAGCTCTTACTCCGGTCAAGAAAATATCTGAGTCCATAGGCAGAATTTCAGAATCTAATCTCTCCGAGCGAGTAGATGAAAAAAATATCCCATCGGAACTTAAAGGACTTGCCTCTTCCTTTAACCAGACCTTTGATAGCCTTGAAAGGGCATTTAACAGACAGAAACAGTTTGTAAGTGATGCTTCCCACGAGCTAAGAACACCGCTGTCAGTAATTCTAAGCCATAGTGAGATTACTTTAAGAAGAGAAAGAAGCACAGAAGAATACAAAAATGCCCTTATTGCTATTAAGGATGCAGCTAAAATTATGCTCAATATGATAGAAAGACTACTCATGCTTGCTCGTTTAAGTTCTGACAGAGCAGAGCTTAAATTTGAAGAGATAAACTTATATTCAATCCTTAAGGATGTGGTGAAACTTTTAAATCCCCTTGCAGAGCAAAAAGATATCAAGATATCTATTCATGGATATGAGCAGCTTACAACTTTCGGAGATAGAGCATCTCTACTTGAGCTTTTTACAAACGTAGTAGATAATGCCATAAAATATAACATTCAACAAGGGAAAGTAGACATTTATATCAAAGAAAACCAAGATTATGCTCTCATTGAGGTAAAAGATACAGGTGTTGGCATGCCTGAGGAAGATTTGGATAAGGTCTTTGACCGTTTCTACAGGATAGATAAGGCTCGTTCAGGAGGGATTAAAGGAGCAGGACTTGGATTGAGTATCTGTAAGGAAATCGTGAGATTGCATGGAGGAAAAATGGAGATAAAAAGCAGAATTGGGGAAGGAACTACAGTAAGCATATATCTGGAGAGAGGCAAAAATGTCGTTCAGGGTTAA
- a CDS encoding response regulator transcription factor: MRILIVEDEKSLADIIKKGLEEEGYAVDVAYDGEEGLFMAENQPSDLIILDIMLPIVDGMTILRKIRKAGLKTPVLMLTAKDTVMDKVSGLDSGADDYLTKPFSFEELLARIRALLRRRSDIKASIIEIDDLVINMATHEVMRGGKQISLSPKEYALLEYMAINKNKVLSRTELIEHIYDENSDFDSNVIDVFINRLRNKIDREFGKKLIHTVRGAGYILKE, encoded by the coding sequence ATGCGTATATTGATTGTGGAAGATGAAAAATCACTTGCGGACATTATAAAGAAGGGGCTTGAAGAGGAAGGTTATGCTGTAGATGTGGCATATGATGGTGAGGAAGGGCTTTTCATGGCAGAAAATCAACCATCAGACCTGATAATTCTTGATATAATGCTACCGATTGTTGATGGAATGACTATTCTCAGGAAAATTCGCAAAGCAGGGCTCAAAACTCCTGTTTTGATGCTCACAGCAAAAGACACTGTTATGGATAAAGTATCAGGACTTGATAGTGGTGCTGATGATTACCTCACAAAACCTTTTTCTTTTGAAGAACTTCTGGCACGTATAAGAGCACTGCTAAGAAGACGCTCTGATATAAAAGCTTCAATTATTGAAATTGATGACCTTGTTATCAACATGGCAACTCATGAGGTAATGAGAGGAGGAAAGCAAATCTCACTTTCGCCAAAGGAGTATGCTCTGCTTGAGTATATGGCTATAAATAAAAATAAGGTGCTGAGCAGAACTGAACTCATAGAGCACATTTATGATGAAAATTCAGACTTTGACAGCAACGTCATAGATGTATTCATAAATCGTTTGAGAAACAAGATAGACAGAGAATTTGGCAAAAAACTCATCCATACTGTGCGCGGTGCGGGATACATCCTGAAGGAATAA
- a CDS encoding ABC transporter permease — MKTAYIMQKEIRESILTPKGFLWYILTSIILSILSYLFLTNNELSLLDQGQMLYMIMNFITALGILMGLVLGSDAFAGEIERGTMEALLLSPVNNREIAGGKLGSILINWGVIFAISLPYLLVVGKGAQNLLIGIVYLAIIGTLLVIIFSAFSISLSARIKSMKNSLIISFFIFLLAGAPIFLSAVLRKTWFGIILDLINPFADAINTFDSVVIDSQGFSYQIVRVAIICGYTVLSLWFLKRSISKLEM; from the coding sequence ATGAAGACAGCTTACATTATGCAAAAAGAAATAAGGGAAAGCATCCTGACTCCAAAGGGCTTTTTATGGTATATCCTCACATCAATTATCTTGAGTATTCTGAGCTATCTGTTTCTGACTAATAATGAATTAAGCCTACTTGATCAAGGACAGATGCTTTATATGATCATGAATTTTATCACTGCCCTCGGAATATTAATGGGACTTGTGCTCGGATCAGATGCCTTTGCTGGAGAAATAGAAAGAGGAACAATGGAGGCACTATTACTAAGCCCTGTAAACAATAGGGAAATTGCAGGAGGAAAATTAGGAAGCATATTGATAAATTGGGGAGTCATTTTTGCTATTTCCCTGCCTTATTTATTAGTCGTTGGCAAAGGTGCGCAAAATCTCCTTATCGGCATTGTTTATCTTGCAATTATTGGAACGCTTCTTGTCATTATTTTTTCTGCTTTTTCTATTTCGCTTTCAGCAAGAATAAAGTCAATGAAAAATTCCCTTATCATCTCCTTTTTTATATTCCTGCTGGCAGGAGCACCAATCTTTCTTTCTGCAGTGTTGCGTAAGACATGGTTCGGCATAATACTCGATCTCATAAATCCTTTTGCAGATGCTATCAATACCTTTGACAGTGTGGTCATAGATAGTCAGGGATTCAGCTATCAGATAGTTAGAGTTGCTATTATTTGCGGATATACAGTGCTGTCTTTATGGTTCTTAAAAAGAAGCATATCCAAATTGGAAATGTGA
- a CDS encoding ABC transporter ATP-binding protein, with amino-acid sequence MIVKVENLVKKYDVHTVLDGLNFSVKEGDIFGFLGPNGAGKTTTIRILTGIMKADSGNVIINGYNVFNEPMTVKKIINALPESNGYYEWMTAYEYLEFFSKLYEEKMSKHEINSLLEAVGLNGKEGYLIRSYSRGMKQRLGIARALINKPKLLLLDEPTNGLDPKGRRDIHDLLVDLNRKHGTTIFLSTHLLDNVERLCNKIAIINYGKIVWTAEVKDMKGSIEDIFFMSTKEGTL; translated from the coding sequence ATGATTGTAAAAGTAGAAAATTTGGTAAAAAAATATGATGTCCACACAGTACTGGATGGCTTGAATTTTAGTGTTAAGGAAGGTGATATTTTCGGATTTCTCGGACCAAATGGTGCAGGGAAAACAACCACCATACGCATCTTAACTGGCATCATGAAAGCTGATTCGGGGAATGTAATAATAAACGGATACAATGTCTTCAACGAACCAATGACGGTAAAAAAAATTATCAATGCTCTCCCTGAATCCAATGGCTATTATGAATGGATGACTGCCTATGAATACCTTGAATTCTTCTCAAAGCTTTATGAAGAAAAGATGTCAAAACATGAAATCAACAGTCTTTTAGAGGCTGTTGGATTAAATGGAAAGGAAGGTTACCTCATCCGCAGTTATTCCCGCGGCATGAAGCAAAGGCTCGGCATTGCACGAGCGCTTATCAACAAGCCAAAACTCCTGCTTCTTGATGAGCCAACCAATGGACTTGATCCAAAAGGCAGGAGAGATATTCACGATCTGTTAGTAGATCTTAATCGCAAACACGGCACCACCATCTTTCTATCCACTCACCTGTTAGATAATGTGGAAAGGCTCTGTAACAAGATAGCCATTATCAATTACGGAAAGATAGTTTGGACAGCTGAGGTAAAAGATATGAAGGGAAGCATAGAAGATATATTCTTTATGTCCACAAAGGAGGGAACTCTATGA
- a CDS encoding PepSY domain-containing protein has translation MKKILMLIGGILLVGFIALGAVYAQQAGIAGSIKVSDREEAKFAEKAAISMDDAVNAALKQVPGKVLKVELENENGYLVYGVEIVKADKTIADVKIDAGNGKVLKIDTDQDNEREDHDNNNEKRER, from the coding sequence ATGAAAAAAATATTAATGCTAATCGGTGGCATTCTGCTTGTAGGTTTTATTGCTCTTGGTGCTGTATATGCTCAACAGGCAGGTATAGCTGGAAGTATAAAAGTGAGCGATAGGGAGGAGGCAAAATTTGCAGAGAAAGCGGCTATCTCTATGGATGATGCCGTTAACGCAGCCTTGAAGCAAGTGCCAGGCAAGGTGCTTAAGGTAGAACTTGAAAATGAAAACGGTTATCTTGTCTACGGTGTTGAGATTGTTAAAGCTGATAAAACTATCGCTGATGTGAAGATTGATGCAGGAAATGGAAAAGTTCTCAAGATTGATACTGACCAAGACAATGAAAGAGAAGATCATGACAATAACAATGAAAAAAGGGAAAGATAG
- the lon gene encoding endopeptidase La — protein sequence MGLFKKSNQTEESQITIVEELSNKISQSGMPSHVKDVAMKELELLSKMNPSTAEYTITLTYIEYLVSLPWNIKTSDNLNLERAERILNERHYGLNDVKNRILEHLAVKILSSNRNSRILIVDDEDITRKNLEHVLKKENYEVVAAKNGKEAFEILDKQEFEIVLTDIKMEGLNGFAVLEKVKAKYPSTKVIMITAYAAVDSAVEAIKRGAFHYIAKPFKIEEVKLAINKAVEDRLSSISTKGSILCFAGPPGTGKTSIGKSIADALGRKFARISLGGIKDEAEIRGHRRTYAGAKPGRIIEEIRRAGVANPVLMLDEIDKICQDFKGDPASALLEALDPEQNYAFIDHYLDVPFDLSGVMFIVTANIPDNIQHALLDRMEVIEFSGYTEEEKKNIALKHLIPKQITEQGLTEFPPEFSEETILKIIQEYTREAGIRNLERMIATICRKIATEVVRENKPKNSIKVTPEVVEKYLGPRRYFFEVTDAKNRVGVVTGLVWTETGGDIIFIEAAKMRGKRELILTGSLGNIMKESAQAALSYVRSNSSLFGISEEAFDAFDIHIHIPQGAILKDGPSAGATIAMALISLFTNRPARRDVAVTGELTLSGRILPVGGIKEKILAAKRAGVKTVIVPYRNKVDIENLPDDFKKGVEIIFIEKIEDVIDTILV from the coding sequence ATGGGTTTATTTAAAAAAAGTAACCAGACAGAAGAATCTCAAATCACTATAGTTGAAGAACTAAGCAATAAGATTTCTCAATCAGGCATGCCTTCTCATGTTAAAGATGTTGCCATGAAAGAGCTTGAACTTCTCTCAAAAATGAATCCTTCCACAGCAGAATATACCATTACATTAACCTACATTGAATATCTTGTCAGTCTCCCGTGGAATATAAAAACATCTGATAACCTTAATCTTGAAAGAGCAGAAAGAATTTTAAATGAAAGGCATTACGGACTTAATGATGTTAAGAATAGAATTCTTGAGCATCTTGCAGTAAAAATCCTTTCATCAAACAGAAACTCAAGAATTTTAATCGTTGACGATGAAGATATAACACGAAAAAATCTTGAACATGTCTTAAAAAAAGAAAATTATGAAGTTGTGGCTGCAAAAAACGGTAAAGAAGCCTTTGAAATTCTTGACAAGCAGGAGTTTGAAATTGTTCTTACTGATATCAAAATGGAGGGATTAAACGGCTTTGCAGTGCTTGAAAAAGTAAAAGCAAAATATCCAAGCACGAAGGTCATAATGATTACTGCCTATGCAGCTGTAGACAGTGCTGTTGAAGCAATAAAAAGAGGAGCTTTTCACTACATTGCCAAGCCTTTCAAAATTGAAGAGGTAAAATTAGCAATAAACAAAGCTGTTGAAGACAGACTTAGTTCAATTTCAACAAAAGGCTCAATCCTTTGTTTTGCAGGTCCTCCAGGCACAGGAAAGACTTCAATTGGAAAATCAATAGCAGATGCTCTTGGGAGAAAGTTTGCGAGAATCTCTCTTGGTGGAATAAAAGATGAGGCTGAAATTAGAGGACACAGAAGAACCTATGCAGGAGCAAAACCTGGAAGAATTATAGAAGAAATAAGAAGAGCAGGAGTAGCTAATCCTGTTTTAATGCTTGATGAAATTGACAAAATCTGTCAGGACTTTAAGGGAGACCCTGCTTCAGCACTTCTTGAAGCTCTTGACCCAGAACAGAATTATGCCTTCATTGACCACTATCTTGATGTTCCCTTTGACCTTTCAGGAGTTATGTTCATTGTTACTGCAAATATCCCTGATAATATTCAGCATGCTCTTCTTGATAGAATGGAAGTTATTGAATTTTCAGGCTACACTGAGGAAGAAAAGAAGAACATAGCTCTTAAACATCTGATACCAAAACAGATTACAGAACAAGGGCTTACTGAGTTTCCACCTGAGTTTAGTGAAGAGACTATTTTAAAAATAATTCAGGAATATACAAGGGAAGCAGGGATAAGAAATCTTGAAAGAATGATTGCAACTATATGCAGAAAAATCGCTACTGAAGTGGTGAGGGAAAATAAACCTAAAAACTCAATCAAAGTAACGCCTGAAGTAGTGGAAAAATATCTCGGTCCCAGAAGATATTTCTTTGAAGTAACTGATGCAAAAAACAGGGTAGGAGTTGTTACAGGGCTTGTATGGACTGAGACAGGTGGTGACATTATATTTATAGAGGCTGCTAAAATGAGAGGAAAAAGAGAGTTAATTCTTACAGGTTCACTTGGAAATATTATGAAAGAATCAGCTCAGGCTGCTTTAAGTTATGTAAGAAGCAACTCCTCTTTATTCGGTATTTCTGAAGAGGCTTTTGATGCCTTTGATATACACATTCATATTCCTCAGGGAGCAATCCTTAAAGATGGTCCTTCAGCAGGAGCAACAATTGCAATGGCTTTAATTTCCCTTTTTACAAACAGGCCTGCAAGAAGAGATGTAGCAGTAACAGGAGAGCTTACCCTTAGCGGAAGAATACTTCCTGTGGGAGGCATAAAAGAAAAAATCCTTGCTGCTAAAAGAGCAGGAGTAAAGACAGTGATAGTTCCTTATAGAAATAAAGTAGATATAGAAAACCTTCCTGATGATTTTAAAAAGGGAGTGGAGATAATATTCATTGAAAAAATTGAAGATGTTATAGACACAATCCTGGTTTAA
- a CDS encoding universal stress protein — protein sequence MRIKDFMNKFDDYMAAISFAEAGEFDTARQIARKKTKILVICSGSEEDNYAIKYAVSLAKRVQGVVKILVNGGSSKNLIEQLGGGVFYEILSFSDFLEVARYIEESDLIIIADEKMFDEIKLRNIPLIFVQPNKTLLGG from the coding sequence ATGAGAATAAAAGATTTTATGAACAAGTTTGATGATTATATGGCTGCTATTTCCTTTGCCGAGGCAGGAGAGTTTGATACAGCAAGGCAGATTGCAAGAAAGAAGACTAAAATTTTAGTCATTTGCTCAGGTTCAGAAGAAGATAACTATGCAATAAAGTATGCTGTGAGTTTAGCAAAAAGAGTTCAGGGAGTCGTAAAAATTCTTGTTAATGGAGGGAGTTCAAAAAATTTAATAGAACAGCTTGGGGGAGGAGTTTTTTATGAAATTTTAAGTTTCAGTGATTTTTTAGAAGTTGCTCGTTACATTGAAGAATCTGACTTGATAATCATAGCAGATGAAAAAATGTTTGATGAAATCAAACTTAGGAATATCCCATTGATTTTTGTTCAGCCAAATAAAACTTTATTAGGAGGATAA
- a CDS encoding sulfite exporter TauE/SafE family protein, whose product MIELTTNFIDLNWLNVMYLFFVGLVGGLVSGFIGSGGAFVLTPGMMSIGVPGLVAVASNMCHKFPKALVGAIKRAKFGQVDVKLGLVMGASAEAGVLFGAHIQEYIKKTFGDAGSNLYVSVAFVIVLGIVGSYVLLDALKTKDDSQANKPEKITKIAKWIQSVNIPGTMVYFKSLNAKISFLFTIPLGFATGMLAATIAVGGFLGVPAMMYILGAPALMASATELVIAFVMGLVGSFKYAMGGFVDIRLAMIILAGSLFGVQLGAIGTTYVKDYMIKIVMSVIMLVVLVSRGLMIPVYLSQLGVISPLSEMTVKILKSSSFIIMVAALLTGALIICSALYKGLREERKLRRLVELPSSDTVK is encoded by the coding sequence ATGATAGAGTTAACAACAAATTTTATTGATTTAAACTGGCTCAATGTAATGTATCTGTTTTTTGTAGGTCTTGTTGGAGGACTTGTAAGCGGATTTATAGGCTCAGGAGGTGCCTTTGTGCTTACTCCAGGAATGATGAGCATTGGGGTGCCAGGGCTTGTTGCAGTTGCATCCAATATGTGTCATAAATTTCCTAAAGCACTTGTGGGAGCAATTAAAAGAGCTAAATTTGGGCAGGTTGATGTAAAACTTGGGCTTGTTATGGGAGCTTCTGCCGAGGCAGGAGTTTTATTTGGTGCTCATATTCAGGAATACATTAAAAAGACCTTTGGAGATGCTGGTTCAAATCTTTATGTAAGCGTTGCTTTTGTAATTGTCTTAGGTATTGTTGGAAGCTATGTTCTTCTTGATGCCCTTAAAACAAAAGATGATAGCCAGGCAAATAAGCCTGAGAAAATAACAAAAATTGCAAAATGGATTCAATCAGTTAATATTCCAGGCACTATGGTTTATTTCAAAAGCCTTAATGCAAAAATTTCTTTTCTCTTTACCATACCTCTTGGTTTTGCAACAGGAATGCTTGCTGCTACAATAGCAGTTGGTGGATTTTTAGGAGTTCCTGCAATGATGTATATACTTGGTGCACCAGCATTGATGGCATCTGCAACAGAACTTGTTATTGCCTTTGTTATGGGGCTGGTTGGTTCTTTTAAGTATGCAATGGGAGGTTTTGTAGATATAAGGCTTGCCATGATTATTCTTGCAGGTTCTCTTTTTGGGGTTCAACTTGGTGCAATAGGAACAACCTATGTTAAGGACTACATGATAAAAATCGTAATGAGTGTGATAATGCTTGTAGTTCTTGTAAGCAGAGGTTTAATGATACCAGTTTATTTAAGTCAACTCGGGGTAATTTCACCTCTTTCAGAAATGACTGTTAAAATTCTTAAAAGCTCAAGTTTTATAATAATGGTTGCAGCGCTTTTAACAGGGGCATTGATTATATGTTCAGCTTTGTATAAAGGTTTGAGAGAGGAGAGAAAATTACGCAGACTCGTTGAATTGCCGTCTTCAGATACGGTGAAATAA
- a CDS encoding universal stress protein, with translation MRLYRKILACLDGSEESFHAFEEAVKFSKDSGITVFALTVAPTYHGDISLIGIGLSLEELNKPYKDTLSRAKDIGNRYGVLVKSLYEEGEPFEKIVDISVEISADLIVMGKKGMSALREVLLGSVTERVIGYSNTDVLIVPKDALIKWDKTLVAVDVSPYGDRICSRAIEIAKNFYSEMNIISVLEVPSEVFAIKPEIFDNQMEKVKKYLKNLEMKFQKENISVNTILEEGEPYRKILETAEKIDADLIVIGSHGRTGLKRLLMGSTCQRVIGLSKIPTLIVK, from the coding sequence ATGAGACTTTATAGAAAAATTCTTGCATGCCTTGATGGTTCAGAGGAGAGTTTTCATGCCTTTGAAGAAGCAGTGAAATTCTCAAAAGACAGTGGCATAACAGTTTTTGCTCTAACTGTTGCTCCTACCTATCATGGAGATATAAGCCTAATTGGTATAGGACTCTCACTGGAAGAGCTAAATAAGCCCTATAAGGATACACTTTCCCGAGCTAAAGACATAGGCAATAGATACGGAGTACTCGTTAAATCTTTATATGAAGAAGGTGAGCCTTTTGAAAAAATTGTAGATATCAGTGTGGAGATATCAGCAGATTTAATAGTTATGGGCAAAAAGGGAATGAGTGCTCTGAGAGAAGTTTTACTGGGAAGCGTTACAGAAAGAGTTATAGGATACAGTAACACTGATGTCTTGATAGTTCCAAAGGACGCTTTAATTAAATGGGATAAAACTCTTGTAGCTGTGGATGTCTCTCCTTACGGAGACAGGATATGTAGCAGAGCAATAGAAATTGCTAAGAATTTTTATTCGGAAATGAATATAATATCTGTGTTAGAGGTTCCTTCTGAGGTTTTCGCAATAAAACCGGAAATTTTTGACAATCAGATGGAAAAGGTGAAGAAGTATCTAAAAAATTTGGAGATGAAATTTCAAAAGGAAAACATATCGGTGAATACAATTTTGGAAGAAGGCGAGCCATACAGGAAGATTCTTGAAACAGCAGAAAAGATTGATGCAGACCTGATAGTTATAGGCTCTCATGGCAGAACAGGACTTAAAAGACTCCTTATGGGAAGCACCTGCCAGAGAGTCATTGGTCTTTCAAAAATACCTACTTTAATTGTGAAATGA
- a CDS encoding alpha/beta hydrolase → MKLFISGWAGFREALEDIPEDWDFICPFIDFNEEGILDFLKDKSGDILVGWSTGGHIVLKNLDFFSDKFSEILIIAGFKKFTQYVSPRILKKMIQKMQIEPEIVIKDFLTNAGCAPILPKKIDNISLINGLNFLLTSDIHINKSNRQVNCELILIHGKKDKIIPPQAVYDLREFYPQAKTYLIDGEHWLTFKKIEKFFYMPR, encoded by the coding sequence ATGAAACTTTTTATTTCAGGATGGGCAGGATTTAGGGAGGCTTTGGAAGATATCCCTGAGGATTGGGATTTTATCTGTCCATTTATTGATTTTAATGAGGAAGGGATTTTGGATTTTCTTAAGGATAAATCAGGTGATATATTAGTTGGTTGGTCAACTGGTGGGCATATTGTTTTGAAGAATCTGGATTTTTTTTCTGATAAGTTTAGTGAGATATTAATTATTGCAGGATTTAAGAAATTTACCCAATATGTAAGCCCAAGAATTCTAAAGAAAATGATTCAAAAGATGCAAATAGAGCCTGAAATTGTTATAAAGGATTTCCTTACTAATGCAGGATGTGCACCTATTTTGCCTAAAAAAATAGATAACATTTCACTTATTAATGGACTTAATTTTCTGCTTACCTCCGATATTCATATTAATAAAAGTAACAGGCAGGTTAATTGTGAACTAATTTTAATTCATGGTAAAAAGGATAAAATCATTCCCCCTCAGGCGGTTTATGACCTGAGAGAGTTTTATCCACAGGCTAAAACTTATTTAATAGATGGTGAACACTGGCTTACTTTTAAAAAAATTGAAAAATTTTTTTACATGCCAAGATAA
- a CDS encoding ABC transporter ATP-binding protein: MELLNIKNLNTGYGDLQILRNISLRINKGEIVALLGSNGAGKSTLMRSIVGRLRVWSGEIVFKGQNITNLPPEKIVKLGISLAPERRRIFSGMTVKENLEIGAYQRRNGFKERIEKVFSIFPRLYERRNHLGGDLSGGEQQMLAIGRALMNEPDLLLIDECSLGLAPTIVENIIEVIKEINKSGVSLLIVEQDVQMALEISNRAYVMEVGEITISGESKKLINDARIKESYLGM, from the coding sequence ATGGAACTACTAAATATCAAAAATCTTAATACAGGTTATGGCGATTTACAGATTTTAAGAAATATTTCTTTAAGGATTAATAAAGGAGAAATTGTTGCACTTCTTGGTTCAAATGGAGCTGGGAAAAGCACTCTGATGAGAAGTATAGTCGGCAGATTAAGGGTGTGGTCAGGAGAAATAGTATTCAAAGGACAAAATATAACAAATTTACCTCCAGAAAAAATAGTAAAACTTGGAATAAGCCTCGCACCTGAAAGAAGAAGAATATTTTCAGGGATGACAGTTAAAGAAAATCTTGAAATTGGGGCATATCAAAGAAGAAACGGATTTAAAGAAAGAATAGAAAAAGTTTTTTCTATTTTCCCAAGACTTTATGAAAGAAGAAATCATCTTGGTGGTGATCTATCTGGTGGCGAACAACAAATGCTTGCCATAGGAAGAGCTCTTATGAATGAGCCAGACCTTCTTTTAATAGATGAATGTTCTTTAGGACTTGCTCCAACTATAGTGGAAAATATAATAGAAGTTATAAAAGAAATTAATAAATCTGGCGTAAGCCTACTTATAGTGGAACAGGATGTACAAATGGCTTTAGAAATAAGTAATAGAGCCTATGTTATGGAAGTCGGAGAAATAACAATATCTGGAGAATCTAAAAAATTAATAAATGATGCACGAATAAAGGAAAGTTATCTTGGCATGTAA